The sequence AGGTATTCCGATAGCCACCGGTGCTGCATTAAGTTCCAAGATGAAAAAAGACGGAAGGGTAACCCTCTGCTTTTTCGGCGATGGTGCTTCAAACCAGGGGGTTTTTCACGAGTCACTAAATCTAGCTTCAATATGGAAACTCCCGGTAGTATATATATGTGAGAACAACCAGTACGGGATGTCGGTACCTGTTCAGAAGGCCAGTGCTGTAGTTGATATTGCCGAAAAGAGCAGGGCTTATAATATACCGGGAGAAATCGTCGATGGTAATGATGTGCTTTCCGTGTATGCCGTTGTTAAAAAGGCAGTGGAACGGGCGAGAAAAGGTGAAGGGCCTTCATTAATAGAGTGTAAAACATATCGCTGGATGGGCCATTCAAAAAGTGATGCAAATGTATACAGGAGCAAAGAAGAGATAAAATCGTGGAAAGAAAAATGCCCGATCAGGAGATTTGAAGAATATCTTATAAATAACAGAGTCGCATCAGAACAGGAAATAGAAAAGATAAAGAGAGAAGTAGAGGAATATATCCAAAAGGCCGAAGAGTTCGCCTTGAAAAGCCCTGAGCCATCTATAGACGGGATTTCTGATGGGGTATATGCATAATCTAGAAATAGGGGAGTGAACAATATGGCACAAATTACTTATATTCAGGCATTAAGGGATGGAATACGGGAAGAAATGCAGAGAGACGAAAACGTATTTATAATGGGTGAAGATGTCGGCCTATATGGCGGTGCCTTTAAGGTTACCCAGGGGCTCCTCGATGAATTCGGTGAAGAACGGGTAAGGGATACACCGATTTCAGAAGCAGCCATTGCCGGTCTGGCTGTTGGAGCAGCTTTAACGGGTATGCGGCCCATTGCTGAAATAATGTTCTTTGACTTTACTACCCTTACTATGGACCAGATTATCAATCAGGCTGCTAAAATAAGATACATGTTTGGAGGAAAGGCAAAGGTACCTATGGTTTTAAGGGCTCCTATGGGGTGCGGGACCGGGGCAGCTGCTCAGCATTCTCAGAGCCTGGTGGCTCTTTTTGCCCATATCCCCGGCCTTAAAGTTGTAATGCCTTCAACCCCTTATGATGTAAAAGGGTTGATAAAATCGGCAATAAGGGATGATAATCCGGTTATTTTTGCGGAACACAAGCTGCTGTACTGGACCAAAGGCGAAGTCCCTGAAGGGGATTATATCGTTCCCTTAGGGGAAGCTGACATAAAGAGAAAGGGTAAGGATGTTACTGTAATTGCAGGGTCTATTATGGTTCCGAGGGCATTGGAAGCTGCGGGTATACTTGAAAAAGAAGGAATAGATGTTGAAGTTGTTGACCCTAGAACCCTTGTGCCGTTAGATGAAGATACTATAATGGAATCGGTTATAAAAACAGGGAGGGTTCTAATCGTAGAAGACGACTGCAGAAATAATGGCTGGGGTGCAGAAGTTGCTGCAAGGATAGCAGGAGGAGAAGCCTTCGATTATCTTGATGCTCCGATTATGAGGCTGGCGGGTTTGGATATCCCTATACCCTATAATCCCAAATTAGAGAAAAAGGCCGTTCCGCAGGTTGAGGATATCGTAGATGGAATAAAACAGGTCCTTTTATAGGAGACAAAGGAGGGTGCTTAAATGGCAACACTGGTTAAAATGCCCAAATTGGGTCTAACAATGACAGAGGGGACTATAGTAAAGTGGTTAAAAAAGGAGGGCGAAACCGTAGAAAAAGGAGAACCCCTCTTAGAAATTCTTACAGATAAGGCAACACTGGAGGAGGAATCTCCGGCTTCAGGAATTTTAAAGAAGGTGTTGTACCAGGAGGGAGCGGTTGTAGGAATAGGCAAAACTATTGCGGTGATAGCAAAGGAAGATGAGGATATAGCCGGATTGGATCTGGAAGGGGAATATGATACACCCCCTTCGGAAAAGGGAAAAAATGCAGCGGGAATCCAGAACAAAGGGGAAAAGAAACCCGTTACGGCATCGGACAGGGTCAAGGCATCACCGGCCGCCAAAAGAAGGGCCAGGGAAGAAGGTATTGACATAGGACAGGTTCAAGGAACAGGACCCGGCGGTCGGATTATTGAACAGGATATTATCGATTTTGTAAAATCCGCTAAAACGAAGGTATCACCTACCGCAGAAAAGATTGCGGTGTCTAAAGGCATTGACGTAAAAGAAATCGTTCCTGAAAAAGGTATAAGGGTTATGAAAGAGGATGTATTGAAGGCTGTAGGCCGCGGGAAGAAAACACCGCTGTCGGGGATGAGAAAGATAATTGCCGACAAGATGGTATTGAGTAAAAATACCATTCCCCATTATTATGTCAGTATGGATGTGGATATGACGGAGGCCGTCCGGTTAAGGGAAAATATAAATGGCTTTTTAAAGGATTCGGACATAAAACTTTCATATAATGATATTTTAATCAAGGCATCTTCCCTTGCCATAAGGGAATTCCCTGTAGTCAACAGCTATGTGGATGGGGAGGCAGTTGTATTCAAAGAAGAAATAAATATAGGTATTGCCGTTGCCCTTGAAGACGGCTTGATCGTGCCTGTGATTAAAAACGCCGATAAAAAGGGCCTAAAACAGATCGCATTTGAAAGGGAACAGCTGATCGAAAAGGCCAGGACGAATAAGCTGCTGCCCGATGAATTTTCAGGGGGTTCCTTTACTATTTCCAGCTTAGGGATGTTCGGGGTGGATAGATTTACTGCAATAATAAACCATCCCGAAACGGCTATTCTCGCTGTTGGAAGGATAAAAAAACAGCCGGTTGTTGAAGAAGATAATATTGTAATAAGGCCTATAATGAATTTAACCCTTTCTGCCGACCACCGGGTTATCGATGGGGCTTTAGCTGCAGCTTTCCTTAATAAGATAAAAGAGTATCTCGAAAACCCGTTTTTACAGCTTATGGAGGGTTAATGTGCACATCTGACATTTTTTAATTCTGAGGCAAAAAACTCCTTGATAATACCGGCCGACAATTAATATAATAAAGTGGAGTATAGATTAGTTTCCACAAAGAAGGAGGCCCTAGCATAATGGAAAACCAGTACGACATTACCGTTATAGGAGGAGGCCCCGGCGGTTATGTAGCGGCAATAAAAGGGGCCAAAATGGGAGGAAAGGTAGCTATAATAGAGAAGGACAAATTAGGTGGAACCTGCCTAAACAGGGGATGTATACCTACAAAGGTTCTGGTAAACAGTGCTCATGTTTTCAATACCATAAAAAGGGCAGGGGAATTCGGGATAGAAGTTAAAGATCCGGCTGTTAATGTTCCGGCTTTATATAACAGAAAAGATGCCGTTGTCAGTAGACTCAGACAGGGAGTGGAGTATTTAATAAAAGCAAATAAAATCCGGCTTTTCCGCGGGGAGGGGAAAATAACGGGGGAAAATTCCGTAGAAATCCTTACGGATTCAGGAGAGCAGACTGAAGTCCGCACCCGAAATATAATAATAGCAACGGGTTCTGAGCCGGCCAAGATACCTGTTCCCGGGATAGAGCTCGAAGGGGTTATAACCAGTGATGAAGCCCTTAACTTAAAATCCTTACCTGACAGCGTAGTTATCATAGGGGGAGGGGTTATAGGTCTTGAATTTGCAAGTATTTTCAACAGCTTTGGAGTAAAAACAGCAGTTGTAGAGATGCTGCCCCGAATTCTTCCCCAGGAAGATGAAGAGATTTCCCGGGAATTATATGGTATAATAAAAAGGGATAGGGTAGATATATATGTAAATTCCAGGGTGGAAAAGATAGAAAAGGGTGAAAAGGGCCTTGGAGTAGTCTTTGAAGAAAAAGGCAGTGTGCGGAGGATAGAAGGGGAAAGGGTTTTAATAGCAGTTGGAAGGAAGCCTGTTGTCTGTGAAATGAATGGAATCGACATTACATTAAAGGGTAAATTCATCGATGTGGATGACAGAATGAGGACAAATTATAAAAACATCTATGCTGTAGGGGATGCAGCCGGAGGCCCCCTTTTAGCCCATGTTGCCTTTGCAGAGGGTATAGTGGCAGCCGAGAACTGCATGGGCAGAGATTCAAAAATTGATTATAAAGTTGTGCCGAGGTGCATATTTACTCATCCGGAGGTTGGGGCTGTCGGACTGACGGAGGAAGAAGCCAGAAGGAGATTTAGGGATATAAAAATAGGGAAATTCCCCTTTAGTGCCAACGGCAAGGCCCTGGCCATGGGTGAAAATGAGGGATTTGTGAAAATCATTGCGGATTCAGAATGGAATGAGGTTTTAGGGGTGCATATATTGGGTCCAAATGCTACGGAATTGGTTGCCGAAGGTGCCCTTGCTATTAAACTGGAATCAACGGCCGAAGAAATCGCTGAAACTATACATGCCCATCCGACCCTGGCGGAAGGGATTATGGAGTGTGCCCATGATATACTGGGAGCCCCCCTGCATAAAATCTAGATTAGTTTCTGGAGGAGAATATATATGACAGAAAGACTGCCCCCATGGTTAACCCGGCGGGTTCCAAAGGCTGAAGTTCTTGAAGAAATGAAAGATATGCTTGAAGGTCTGGGTCTTCATACCGTTTGCGAGAGCGCTCACTGCCCCAATATAGGGGAGTGTTTTGCTAAAAAGACGGCCACATTTATGATACTAGGGGACCGGTGTACCAGGAATTGCCGTTTCTGTGCAGTTACCTCAGAAAAGCCGTTACCGGTTGATAAAGATGAACCTATAAGGGTTGCCAGGGCAGTTGAAAACCTTCGGCTAAAGCATGTAGTTATTACCTCGGTTACAAGGGACGATTTAGAGGATGGAGGGGCTTTTATCTTTGCCAGCACAATATCGGAGATAAAGAAAATAAATCCCCCTCCTACTATTGAGGTCCTCATTCCAGATTTTCAGGGCTCAATTCAGGCCCTTGGAAAGGTTATCGATGCCCATCCGGAAATAATTGCCCACAATGTAGAAACCGTTCCAAGGCTCTATCCACAGGTAAGGCCTCAGGCAGATTATAGGCGTTCCCTTAACATAATAAAGATGGTCAAAGATAAACAACCTGATATATATACAAAATCTGGGTTGATGGTGGGGCTGGGTGAGACAAAAGAGGAGGTCCTTGGATTAATGGATGACCTTAGGGGTTCAGGATGTGATATAATTACAATAGGTCAGTACCTGAGACCGTCCTCTAAACATCTGGAGGTTAAAGAATTCATAAAACCGGAAGTTTTTGAATATTATAAAAATGAAGCGCTGAAAAAAGGTTTTAAGCACGCGGCTTCTTCACCTTTTGTAAGGAGTTCATACAATTCCGAGGAGTTTTTCTTAACACTTACAAAAAGGCAATAAGGGGGACAGAATGATGACAACTAAAATGGAAGCTGAGCTGTTTTGCCTGCACTGTAAAGAAGATACCCCCCATACCGTTGTTTATGTGGGTCAGAGCTTGAAAAGGATTAAATGCAATAAATGCGGAAGCGCATTGGAAATAAAAAAGGATAAGCTCATTGAACACTATGCTGTTGACTTTATTGAGAGGGTCTTTACAAAACCCTACAGGATGACCAAAGAACTGGAAGGTGATCTGAAAAAATTTATAATTTCTTTACCTATCAGGATTATCACGAAACCTTATCGCATTGCCAAAGAGGTGGAAGACCTTATCAGCGGCAGAAAAGATGAATGAAAATACTAAAGGGTGACAGCTTCACCCTTTTGATATATTATATATTTATTTATAAAATAAAAGAAGTAAGGGGGAATAAGAGTTTGAAAGGGATCGCTGCATCTCCGGGTATAGCTATTGGACATGCCTATGTTTTAAAAGAAGAGGAAATACTCATCAATACTCAAAACATTTCAGAAAGTGAAGTCGATAAAGAAATAAAAACCTTTGAAGAGGCAGTTTTAAAGTCAAAACAGCAGTTAGAAAGAATTAAAACCAGAACGGAACTTGAAATGGGTAAAGACAAAGCGGAAATATTTAAAGCCCATATAATGGTGTTGGAAGACCCGGCCCTTATAGAGGAAGTGAAGCAGAAGATTAGAAACGAAAGGATTAAAGCCGATAATGCCGTTGATCAGGTTATAAAGGAATTTGTTGCAGTGTTTGAAGCAATGGAAGACGAATACATGAAAGAGAGGGCTGCCGATGTTAAGGATGTGGGCACAAGGCTGTTAAAAAACATATTAAATATTCCCTTTCAGAGCCTTGCCGACATCCAGGACGAAGTTATAGTTGTCGCCAGGGATTTAACACCTTCAGATACCGCTCAGATGAATAAAAGTAAGGTAATGGGTTTTGCCACAGATATCGGAGGGCGTACTTCCCATTCCGCTATTATGGCCAGGTCCCTGGAGATTCCGGCCGTTGTCGGGTTAGGCAATATTTCATCCAGCACGAAAAATGGAGATACGGTTATACTGGACGGCAATGATGGGATAGTTATCATAAATCCCGATGAAACTACCCTTGAAAGGTATTTGGAATTAAAAGAGCAACACAAAAAATTGCAGGAGGAACTGGCTAAATTAAGGGAACTTCCTGCTGAAACATTGGATAAACACAGGGTAGAACTGGCGGCAAACATAGGGACACCAAAAGATGTAAAAGGTGCCCTCGATAATGGTGCTGAAGGTATCGGCCTTTACAGGACGGAGTTTTTATATATGGATAGGGATAACCTTCCGACAGAAGATGAGCAGTTTGAGGCTTACAAAGCCGTTGCCGAAGCCATGGAGGAAAAACCGGTAATAATCAGGACCCTTGATATCGGTGGAGATAAGAGGCTTCCGTATATTGATTTCCCGGAGGAATTAAACCCGTTCCTGGGTTGGAGGGCAATAAGGATGTGTCTTGACAGGCCGGAAATAATAAAAACCCAGTTAAGGGCAATTCTTAGGGCCAGTTCCTACGGGAAACTGCGAATTATGTATCCCATGGTTTCGAATATTTCCGAGGTTAGAAGGGCGAATGCCATCTTAGAAGAAGCCAAAAAGGAGCTCGAAAGAGAGGGGATATCCTTTGACAGAGAGATAGAAGTGGGGATAATGGTAGAAATCCCAGCAGCAGCTGTTGCAGCTGATATACTGGCAAAAGAAGTGGATTTCTTCAGTATAGGTACAAATGACCTGATTCAGTATACCCTGGCGGTTGACCGGATGAACGAAAATATTGCCCATCTGTATCAGCCCCTTCACCCGGCTATTTTACGCCTGATTAAAAATGTGATCGAGGCATCTCATACCAATGGAATATGGACGGGTATGTGCGGCGAAATGGCCGGTGATGTTAATGCAGCTCCTATACTTCTGGGTCTCGGCCTTGATGAGTTTTCAATGAGCGCCGTTTCCATACCGCGGGTTAAGAAGATAATAAGGTCGCTGACCTTAAAGCAGGCAAAAAAAATAGCCGATAAAGCCTTAAACATGGAATCCCCTGAAGATATAGAAGAATATATGAAGGATATTGTTAATCAAATTTTAAAAACTGAATAAATTTATAGGGGCACCGGGGAAAACCGGTGTCTTTTTATGTATAGCGCGATTTTAAGGAGGAATAATACACTTTAAGGTGAAGGACGAATGACAAAAATAAGGAAGTCCCAAAAAAATAAACAGAATAAATTAAGAGATGAAATCGAAAAATCTAAGGGAACTCTGAAATACGAGATAGCTGAAGAATTAGGACTTCTTGAAAAAGTAAGAAAACTCGGATGGGGAGGCCTTTCGGCAGAAGAAACCGGAAGAATAGGCGGCCTTGTTGCCAAAAGAAAAAGGGAAATGAGAATGAGAGGGAAATAGGCTTGTTTATAGAGAATAAATATTATATAATGGTAAAGGAATAATTCTTTAAAAAGCAATACTTGCTCTAAAAAATCGTTGGTTTAAACAGGTGCCCGTTAACCGGGTTAAAAGGGAATCAGGTGAAAATCCTGAGCGGTCCCGCCACTGTAAACCGGGGAGTGAACCCGCATATATGCCACTCAATTTTTTGGGGAAGGCGCGGGGGAACGGTGAACCGTAAGCCAGGAAACCTGCCTGTTTAGATGTACCGTAAACCTTCGTAGGAAAGGGGGGGTACCCGTGATAGCCAAAATATCCTCAGCCTTTCAAACAGGAGGCTGAGTTTTTTTATAATAGCTGAATAAACTTAGAGCCAAATTCTATTCAGAATGTCGGGAGGTAATGATATTGAAAAAGATGGTATTGAAAAGAAGGGGAATAACATTAACCGTAATTTTCCTTTTGCTGATATTTTTACTTTTAACCGGCTGTTCGAAAAAAACCGGAGATATTGTAAAGGATTCAGAAGGATTTCCCGTTCATATAGTCGATGATATGGGGAGAAACGTTGTTATAGACCGGGAACCTCAAAGGATAATTTCCCTTGCGCCGAGCAATACGGAAATCCTCTTTGCACTGAACCTGGGAGAAAGAATTGTCGGGGTTACGGAATATTGTGATTATCCTCAGGAAGCAAATAATAAGGAAAAGATAGGAGGATTTTCAACACCGAATATTGAAAAGGTCATATCCCTTAATCCCGATCTGGTAATAGCAACCAGTATGCATCAAAAAGCGGTAGAAGAGCTTGAAAGGCTGGGAGTCCCTGTTATAGTCCTGTTCCCCAAAAAGGTATCGGACGTGCTGAAAAATATAACCCTTATTGGCAGGGCTACAGGTCAGGAGGATGTGGCAGAAGGTCTTGTTAAAGACCTTAAAGCACGAATGGATGCGGTGACTGATAAGACGGGGAAGATTCCCGAGGGAAAACGGCCCAGGGTCTATTATGAGGTGTGGCATGACCCTTTAATAACCGCAGGGCCCGATACCTTTGTTGATGACCTTATTACTCTAGCAGGGGGTATTAACATTGCAGGAGATTCAAAATCCAGTTATCCTGAAATCAGCCTGGAAGTTGTAATACAAAAGGACCCCCAGATATTCATTTATTCGCATCATGGAGACAGTCGGCAGGACATAGGACAGATATACAGCAGGCAGAACTGGCAGGATATTTCGGCCATTAAAGATAGAAAGATTTATACTATCGACCAGAACCTGGTTCAAAGGGGTACACCGAGGCTTGTGGATGGGTTAGAAGAACTGGCAAAAATGCTACATCCCGACCTATTTTGACCTGTTTTAAAGATAGACTTTATAAGAGGGATAATAATGGGAAATGTGTATAAAAGGAAAAAATGGCTTAAGATATTCTTCGTGTTGATTATTCTCCTGCTCATATCAATAGTTTTTTCTTTAGGGATAGGTGCTGTCAAAATACCGGCAGGGGATATCATAGGTATTTTTGTAAAAAGGATACTATATCCCGGCAGCCAGTTGAATCCGTCATGGCCTGAAAGCTTTGAAACCATTATTCTCAATATCAGATTACCCAGGGTTGCCCTTGCCGCCCTTGTCGGCATGGCCTTAGCCCTTGCCGGTACTACATATCAGGGGATTTTTATTAATCCTATGGCTGACCCTTACATTATAGGAGCGTCTTCCGGAGCATCCCTTGGGGCGTCAATAGCTATTGCACTGTCTTTAAATTTCAGTTTCTTGGGCATAAGCTCCGTCCCCTTTTTCGCCTTTTTGGGGTCATTGGGGACTGTTGCCCTGGTGTACAGACTGGCTAAAACAGGTGAAAAGATTCCGGTAATGACCCTTCTGCTCTCGGGAATTGCCGTTACCACCTTTGTATCTGCCTTTGTTTCTCTGTTTGTATATTTTAGCGGTCAAAGGCTTCACCAGATTCTCTTCTGGATGATGGGCGGATTTGCTTCTGCAAGCTGGTTGTATGTTAAAATGATATTCCCTTATGTTATTCTGGGTTTCGCAGTTAACCTGTTTTTTGCAAGGGAGTTAAACATTATGCTCCTGGGTGAAGAGACGGCCTACCATTTAGGGGTGTCTGTGGAGAAACTCAAGAAAATGCTTTTGATATCTTCTTCTATACTTACAGCTGCAGCAGTATCTGTAAGCGGAATAATCGGCTTCGTAGGTCTGGTAGTGCCCCATATGGTAAGATTGGTTGTAGGTCCAGACCACAGAATCCTGGTACCTTCAAGTGCACTTTTCGGGGCTTCATACCTTATCCTGGCAGATACTATTGCCAGAAGCGTCCTTCCTCCGGAGGAAATACCGGTAGGCATTATAACATCCATTTTTGGAGGGCCGTTCTTTATCTATCTGCTGAAACGGAGAAAAGACCAGATTTTTTTAGGGGGGTAAGTTTTGGATAAAGGGAAACTGTATTTTATCACCGGTGGGGCCAGAAGCGGAAAAAGCACCTTTGCCGAAAAGCTGGCAGCGTCGTTTCAGAAAAAGGTACTGTATATTGCTACCTGTGAACCCTGTGATGAGGAAATGGTTAAACGGGTCAAGCTTCACAGGGAAAGAAGGCCCCTTTCATGGGAAACCATAGAAGAGCCTTATGATGTTGAAACGGTAATATCGACCTATGGAAACAGGTACGGCACAATCCTTATCGATTGCCTGACCCTTTTTGTTACCAATCATTTGCTGAAAACCAACCCTATTGATGATTACAGCAGTGAGGATGATAGAGAGAAAGAAGTGCTTCAGCATGTGGAGAATATGGCAAAATGGCTTCTAGCGGTAGATGCTCATGGGATTATTGTATCCAATGAAGTAGGGATGGGGCTGGTTCCGGATAATCCCTTAGGCCGCTTTTACAGGGATGTGCTGGGTAAGGCAAACCAGATTGCAGCTTCCATGGCCCATGAAGTGTATTTTATGGTTTCTGGAATCCCTTTAAGGATAAAATAAAAAGCGCAAAAAAATTTTAGGACGGGGGATGAAAATGAATAAACCTTTTGAAAAAGGGCTCATTCAGGTATATACCGGCAACAGCAAGGGCAAGACTACAGCAGCCCTGGGTTTGACCCTCAGGGCCGTAGGGCACGGCCTTAAAGTGTGTATTATACAGTTTTTGAAAGGGAGCATGTACACGGGAGAACTGTTTTCGGCCCAGAGACTCTATCCTAATGTTGAAATATACCAGTTCGGAAAAAACTGTCCATATGCATCCTTAATAAAAGATGGATTTATGAAGTGTATCGGCTGTGGAGAGTGTTTTGTAATGAGGGAAAAGATTACACCGGTAGACAGGGAAATAGTTTCAAAGGCTGTAGGATTTGCCGAAGGGGTTGTTTTAAGTGAAAAATATGATATTGTGGTGCTGGATGAGATTAGCCATGGAATAAATGTTGGCTTAATAGACCTCAATGAAGTCCTGGAACTGTTGAACCGCAAACCTGAAAGGTTAGAACTGGTTTTGACAGGCAGGAATATGCCCGAAGAGATTATTGAAGCAGCCGATCTGGTTACAGAAATGGTGGAGATAAAACACCCCTTTAAAAAAGGGATATCCAGCAGGAGGGGGATTGAGTATTAATGGCAGGATTTGTAGAAGCAGTCGCTAGATGTCCGGGAAGCTGCGGGGAACTTGTTGAAGGAAGCCGAGGTGGCCACAGTTTCCTTATTACATGCCCCGTAAATATCTATTCCTATGTAAAGGTTACCCTGGACCGCAATATAAGGGGTATTACAGGGCCGCATGACCGCGTCAAAACCGTTGCTGCCGTTGAAAAAACCCTGGAATATATGGGTGTAAAGGGAGTTGGGGGTTGGATATCGGTAGACTCCCAGATACCTGTTGGCGCCGGCATGGCCAGCAGCACAGCGGATATTACTGCTGCCTGTATGGCTGCATCAGCGGCTTTGGGGAAGGAACTTTCGATGGACGAGATAGCTGATATTGCCCTTTCCATTGAACCCAGTGATGGGGTTATGTATAAAGGGATAGTGGCCTTTGATTTTATAAAGGGCTCTATAAGGGAATTTTTAGGGATGCCGCCTCCTATCGATATTTTAATA is a genomic window of Koleobacter methoxysyntrophicus containing:
- the lpdA gene encoding dihydrolipoyl dehydrogenase — its product is MENQYDITVIGGGPGGYVAAIKGAKMGGKVAIIEKDKLGGTCLNRGCIPTKVLVNSAHVFNTIKRAGEFGIEVKDPAVNVPALYNRKDAVVSRLRQGVEYLIKANKIRLFRGEGKITGENSVEILTDSGEQTEVRTRNIIIATGSEPAKIPVPGIELEGVITSDEALNLKSLPDSVVIIGGGVIGLEFASIFNSFGVKTAVVEMLPRILPQEDEEISRELYGIIKRDRVDIYVNSRVEKIEKGEKGLGVVFEEKGSVRRIEGERVLIAVGRKPVVCEMNGIDITLKGKFIDVDDRMRTNYKNIYAVGDAAGGPLLAHVAFAEGIVAAENCMGRDSKIDYKVVPRCIFTHPEVGAVGLTEEEARRRFRDIKIGKFPFSANGKALAMGENEGFVKIIADSEWNEVLGVHILGPNATELVAEGALAIKLESTAEEIAETIHAHPTLAEGIMECAHDILGAPLHKI
- a CDS encoding small, acid-soluble spore protein, alpha/beta type — translated: MTKIRKSQKNKQNKLRDEIEKSKGTLKYEIAEELGLLEKVRKLGWGGLSAEETGRIGGLVAKRKREMRMRGK
- a CDS encoding ABC transporter substrate-binding protein; its protein translation is MVLKRRGITLTVIFLLLIFLLLTGCSKKTGDIVKDSEGFPVHIVDDMGRNVVIDREPQRIISLAPSNTEILFALNLGERIVGVTEYCDYPQEANNKEKIGGFSTPNIEKVISLNPDLVIATSMHQKAVEELERLGVPVIVLFPKKVSDVLKNITLIGRATGQEDVAEGLVKDLKARMDAVTDKTGKIPEGKRPRVYYEVWHDPLITAGPDTFVDDLITLAGGINIAGDSKSSYPEISLEVVIQKDPQIFIYSHHGDSRQDIGQIYSRQNWQDISAIKDRKIYTIDQNLVQRGTPRLVDGLEELAKMLHPDLF
- a CDS encoding FecCD family ABC transporter permease: MGNVYKRKKWLKIFFVLIILLLISIVFSLGIGAVKIPAGDIIGIFVKRILYPGSQLNPSWPESFETIILNIRLPRVALAALVGMALALAGTTYQGIFINPMADPYIIGASSGASLGASIAIALSLNFSFLGISSVPFFAFLGSLGTVALVYRLAKTGEKIPVMTLLLSGIAVTTFVSAFVSLFVYFSGQRLHQILFWMMGGFASASWLYVKMIFPYVILGFAVNLFFARELNIMLLGEETAYHLGVSVEKLKKMLLISSSILTAAAVSVSGIIGFVGLVVPHMVRLVVGPDHRILVPSSALFGASYLILADTIARSVLPPEEIPVGIITSIFGGPFFIYLLKRRKDQIFLGG
- a CDS encoding dihydrolipoamide acetyltransferase family protein, translated to MATLVKMPKLGLTMTEGTIVKWLKKEGETVEKGEPLLEILTDKATLEEESPASGILKKVLYQEGAVVGIGKTIAVIAKEDEDIAGLDLEGEYDTPPSEKGKNAAGIQNKGEKKPVTASDRVKASPAAKRRAREEGIDIGQVQGTGPGGRIIEQDIIDFVKSAKTKVSPTAEKIAVSKGIDVKEIVPEKGIRVMKEDVLKAVGRGKKTPLSGMRKIIADKMVLSKNTIPHYYVSMDVDMTEAVRLRENINGFLKDSDIKLSYNDILIKASSLAIREFPVVNSYVDGEAVVFKEEINIGIAVALEDGLIVPVIKNADKKGLKQIAFEREQLIEKARTNKLLPDEFSGGSFTISSLGMFGVDRFTAIINHPETAILAVGRIKKQPVVEEDNIVIRPIMNLTLSADHRVIDGALAAAFLNKIKEYLENPFLQLMEG
- the pdhA gene encoding pyruvate dehydrogenase (acetyl-transferring) E1 component subunit alpha, yielding MISRDKMLWMLRKMLEIRRFEEKVDELFKANLMWGTCHLYIGEEATAVGACAAIEEKDYITSTHRGHGHCIAKGGDLNKMMAELLGKETGYCRGRGGSMHIADVESGNLGANGVVGGGIPIATGAALSSKMKKDGRVTLCFFGDGASNQGVFHESLNLASIWKLPVVYICENNQYGMSVPVQKASAVVDIAEKSRAYNIPGEIVDGNDVLSVYAVVKKAVERARKGEGPSLIECKTYRWMGHSKSDANVYRSKEEIKSWKEKCPIRRFEEYLINNRVASEQEIEKIKREVEEYIQKAEEFALKSPEPSIDGISDGVYA
- the ptsI gene encoding phosphoenolpyruvate-protein phosphotransferase PtsI, yielding MKGIAASPGIAIGHAYVLKEEEILINTQNISESEVDKEIKTFEEAVLKSKQQLERIKTRTELEMGKDKAEIFKAHIMVLEDPALIEEVKQKIRNERIKADNAVDQVIKEFVAVFEAMEDEYMKERAADVKDVGTRLLKNILNIPFQSLADIQDEVIVVARDLTPSDTAQMNKSKVMGFATDIGGRTSHSAIMARSLEIPAVVGLGNISSSTKNGDTVILDGNDGIVIINPDETTLERYLELKEQHKKLQEELAKLRELPAETLDKHRVELAANIGTPKDVKGALDNGAEGIGLYRTEFLYMDRDNLPTEDEQFEAYKAVAEAMEEKPVIIRTLDIGGDKRLPYIDFPEELNPFLGWRAIRMCLDRPEIIKTQLRAILRASSYGKLRIMYPMVSNISEVRRANAILEEAKKELEREGISFDREIEVGIMVEIPAAAVAADILAKEVDFFSIGTNDLIQYTLAVDRMNENIAHLYQPLHPAILRLIKNVIEASHTNGIWTGMCGEMAGDVNAAPILLGLGLDEFSMSAVSIPRVKKIIRSLTLKQAKKIADKALNMESPEDIEEYMKDIVNQILKTE
- the cobU gene encoding bifunctional adenosylcobinamide kinase/adenosylcobinamide-phosphate guanylyltransferase, with the translated sequence MDKGKLYFITGGARSGKSTFAEKLAASFQKKVLYIATCEPCDEEMVKRVKLHRERRPLSWETIEEPYDVETVISTYGNRYGTILIDCLTLFVTNHLLKTNPIDDYSSEDDREKEVLQHVENMAKWLLAVDAHGIIVSNEVGMGLVPDNPLGRFYRDVLGKANQIAASMAHEVYFMVSGIPLRIK
- a CDS encoding alpha-ketoacid dehydrogenase subunit beta is translated as MAQITYIQALRDGIREEMQRDENVFIMGEDVGLYGGAFKVTQGLLDEFGEERVRDTPISEAAIAGLAVGAALTGMRPIAEIMFFDFTTLTMDQIINQAAKIRYMFGGKAKVPMVLRAPMGCGTGAAAQHSQSLVALFAHIPGLKVVMPSTPYDVKGLIKSAIRDDNPVIFAEHKLLYWTKGEVPEGDYIVPLGEADIKRKGKDVTVIAGSIMVPRALEAAGILEKEGIDVEVVDPRTLVPLDEDTIMESVIKTGRVLIVEDDCRNNGWGAEVAARIAGGEAFDYLDAPIMRLAGLDIPIPYNPKLEKKAVPQVEDIVDGIKQVLL
- the lipA gene encoding lipoyl synthase, which encodes MTERLPPWLTRRVPKAEVLEEMKDMLEGLGLHTVCESAHCPNIGECFAKKTATFMILGDRCTRNCRFCAVTSEKPLPVDKDEPIRVARAVENLRLKHVVITSVTRDDLEDGGAFIFASTISEIKKINPPPTIEVLIPDFQGSIQALGKVIDAHPEIIAHNVETVPRLYPQVRPQADYRRSLNIIKMVKDKQPDIYTKSGLMVGLGETKEEVLGLMDDLRGSGCDIITIGQYLRPSSKHLEVKEFIKPEVFEYYKNEALKKGFKHAASSPFVRSSYNSEEFFLTLTKRQ